From one Triticum aestivum cultivar Chinese Spring chromosome 4B, IWGSC CS RefSeq v2.1, whole genome shotgun sequence genomic stretch:
- the LOC123090827 gene encoding phospholipase A2 homolog 3, with the protein MAHGRSSSWRLHARLLAVVGLLACAAVAPRSSALNVGLQTLDADGDGVSKQQACSRTCESDHCTTAPFLRYGKYCGILYSGCPGERPCDPLDACCMHHDNCVLVKNDYLSTECNEGLLECLAELRDGTGTFEGNKCMIDEVIDVITVVIEAAVVAGRVLHKP; encoded by the exons ATGGCGCACGGCAGAAGCAGTTCCTGGCGGCTGCATGCGCGTCTACTCGCGGTGGTCGGGCTCCTCGCCTGCGCAGCCGTCGCGCCGCGCTCCTCGGCGCTCAACGTCGGCCTCCAGACCCTCGACGCCGACGGCGACGGCGTG AGCAAGCAGCAGGCGTGCAGCCGAACGTGCGAGTCCGACCACTGCACGA CGGCGCCATTCCTGCGGTACGGCAAGTACTGCGGCATCCTCTACAGCGGGTGCCCCGGCGAGCGGCCGTGCGACCCCCTCGACGCCTGCTGCATGCACCACGACAACTGCGTCCTCGTCAAGA ATGACTACCTGAGCACGGAGTGCAACGAGGGCCTGCTGGAGTGCCTGGCGGAGTTGCGGGACGGCACGGGCACCTTCGAGGGGAACAAGTGCATGATCGACGAGGTCATCGACGTGATCACCGTCGTCATCGaggccgccgtcgtcgccggccggGTCCTGCACAAGCCCTAG